The following coding sequences lie in one bacterium genomic window:
- a CDS encoding NAD(P)H-dependent oxidoreductase subunit E: MVINYTKPQPPSEDKRWKIVQAEMRKFGNSHYALIQALHAVQDAFGFLDNDALAFVAASLRVPLSRVYGVATFYHYFTLKPAGKHTCTICTGTACYIKGVPELLTALKEKYNVGLGQTTEDGDLSVLSARCVGACGLAPVAVIDGVAVGKLTADKLIASLEEVIAK; the protein is encoded by the coding sequence ATTGTGATAAACTATACCAAGCCTCAACCCCCCAGCGAGGACAAACGCTGGAAAATCGTCCAAGCAGAAATGCGCAAATTCGGCAATTCGCATTACGCTTTGATCCAAGCGCTCCACGCTGTACAGGACGCGTTTGGTTTTCTCGACAACGACGCCTTAGCATTCGTTGCAGCCTCGTTGCGGGTCCCGCTCAGCCGGGTTTATGGCGTAGCCACCTTCTACCATTACTTCACTTTGAAGCCGGCGGGGAAACATACCTGTACGATTTGTACCGGTACCGCCTGCTACATCAAAGGGGTGCCCGAACTGTTGACCGCTTTGAAAGAGAAGTACAACGTCGGGTTGGGACAAACGACAGAGGACGGCGATTTGTCAGTGCTATCCGCCCGCTGCGTCGGAGCCTGCGGACTGGCGCCAGTCGCAGTTATCGACGGAGTTGCCGTCGGAAAACTCACTGCCGACAAATTGATCGCA